GAAAGATATTTGACTTAAGGTGACTGTTGGATATCTGTGATATCTGCTCCGTCATGGATCTCAGGAATACAGCAAAGCAGAGTTGACTAGATGGACCAAACATCAGCTCTTCTCTCAGTTTGTGGTTCTCTGTTGAATATTTTCTGAGCATGAAAGGggcctgtttttttgtgtaGCCAGGATCTAATGCTCTGCATTATCAGGTTCAAAAATGACCAGTAGTGGTAGAGGTGTAGGGGTCATTGAGATATCTAGTAGCTAATTATGTAGCCAGTTACAGACGGAAATGTATGTGCTGCAGTGTTGAAACTGCAAAAAATTGGAAAAATCCAACCTGTGTGTCTTGTTTCACTTTTAAATGTTATGTTTGTGGGACTTTTTATAAAAATAATTGGGCATTACATCACATGCACATGTCTTGCCTGTGACCGTCCAAATCACGATGtactgaatttatttttttatttgtgcacattatgtcctgtacatatattttttttaccaagTTTTTCAAACCTATGATCTATTTTTTaagtctgttttgtctgtttatgcctgtttgtgttttatttgacaaCTCTGAACCCGAAAAGCTAAATTGAGCTgcataattctgttttttttaaacttgaatTATGAATCCGTTCTTGCCCTCCTGCGACTGTGACACACATCTGGTGTTTGttaaatataaatgtgtgtgtgttaaaaaagTGTACACTGTGGAAAAACcactacacacaaacagattcaggGCTGAATTTTAAGTATTCTACCTGTGTGAGTGCAGCTACAGCTACAGGGAacaatcatatatatatatatatatatatatatatatatatatatatttgagtCTTCTTTTCAAGGCTTATCCTGTAGCTGCAAagcttaaaacacacaaactgtactGTAAGCGGCCTCTGGAAACATTTCAGTTACATTTTCTAAACATTCCTACATTAGTCAcagctttgtttctgttgtgccTGTTTTTAAATGACACTTGTTTCTGGTATCTCAACACTATTTGGGAAAACGTGCAGATATGGCATCTGGAACGTCCAGTCTTTTAGGGTCTTCCATGCCGATATTAAGCAGTAATGTTTGCCACCAACAATCCAGTCCGTCCTTTTTGCACTTGTGTCTTATCATGCCTGAGTCTCTCCAAAGAATTATGGAGTAATTGTAAAGAAACAAATGTTGactaaataaaacaggaaaaggcCTCCCGGATGTTCCTCTTCACCTTGTTTTACTCCACACTGTCATCTGTAAAGAAGTGTGATCAGTTCCATCTTTATTTGCACCCAACTTCATTCATAAATCACTTCCACTTCAGTGCTTGATACCAAAAACCCACTTTattataaataacaataaataacatCATAGGccaccaaataaataaataaataattaaatacatgtaataaatatatctaaaaaaatgcatttccccaaatactgaaacacattcatacatttaaaCAGGCCAACATGGCCTCCACTGCTAACCTTACAATAGTTTGACGTTCAGCTCTCACTGAGTGAAGAGGCTGGGGTCAGCTAGCTTATGCCTGAGCAGAAACCATGCAGATGGTCATGCTGCATGCGCAGTGTAAAGCACTACTTGGCCAGTAGTGTAAACGATGGTAGTGAGTGATCATGGAAGCTTGTTCAGTTGTGATGAATTAAAGGGGTAGAGAGACTGTGGTAATAattggtgatgatgatgatgatgaggttgAAGGACGTTTACTTCCTGTGGTCTCCTGAGGAGATGTAGCCCATAGCTCGGTTGATGGTGATGGTTCGGACGTAGAAGCCCCTCATCATCTTACACATCTCCTGCCTGTTGCTGTAGGTGTCGTTCCCCCACATCTGGGCAGCGTCCTTCTAGAGGGCAGCAAGGGAGGACAACAACATGAAGACACTGATCAcctcatgcaaaaaaaacacctgaattTCCCTGGGTGTCCATTCTACCAGTTCTCCTCTTAAAGAGTGAAAGACGAAGAATaaagagagaacaaacaaaaagaagaaatagagaaaaaataCCTCTGAAGAGTCATTCTCTCCATTCGGCATCAGGGAGCAGTTCTGTATAAATAAGGAAGATTTCGTCAGGTAACTTTCAAATGTTATTTCCCACAAGATTCTTGctatttttgtctttaaatcatgtcgtgtctctctgtgtgtttttacccCTCCCACACATGCATAACAAACACACCTTCCTCAGGCTCTGGATTATTCCCAGAGTTGGGCTCAGAAGTGCAACTTCTTCCTCAGGACTTCTGAGTGTGGAGTTGAGGTAGgactgaaaagcagcagcataaTGAGCCAAGTCCTCCATGATGTTCCTCAGACACTCACTCTGCcaagacaaacaagaaaaatgaccCATCAGCCATTTGTCTGcactataaaaaaaatgagaaagactATGTGATTGAAATGTAAAATTCTCATTCTGATGCATAGAATAAAAGATTAATAACAAAagtaaagctttatttaaatAACATGCACTACGTCTGATAAACCtgaaaagaatttaaaaagagagagaagcgTACCTCACTGAAGGATGACTTTGTTTGCATCATGCAGCCTGAGCTCTGTGGGGTAAGAAGCATTTTAAACATGAACAATTATACCTCACTGGTCACTGGTGCCAATAAGCATCAGATTAGAAGCTGTTTccattatgttaaaaaaaaagaaaagaaaaaccatAAAAACGAACAAACTGTATCCTCTTttggaaaatgttaaaaaacataatcatcattttttatattttcttcactcaaacagcagagaattCAAAGTTGAGctgctttttaattttaataataatttgatAATTCATCATTTCCACCAGTTTCACCTGAGTCAGAATCGGTGCGCAGGCCGCCACTGTCTCAGCTGAACTCCTCACCGCCACCTTATCAGAGGCGATGCCAAAGCACAAAACATCCTGGACACAAGACGAGTGTTAATGGTTGCCAAACTActgtgaaagaggaaagaaaaaatacaatatcACCCCATAAACCTGCTCCAGTGAACTGTACTCACACTGTTGAGAAGCTCCGTGACATTCAGCAGGAGGCTCTTGAAGAGCAGCGAGCAGTGTTCGCACTGCTCTGCGCTCAAAGTGCGCAACGGGACTGCGGTGGATGTGCGCCAGCTGAGGGTCAGCAGCAGCACGCAGCTGGCGAAATCTGCATGGCAAGAGAATAACAAGCATCAACACCTGATGGTGCTCAACACAACAGAACCATACAGTGCAAACCATACAAAAACAGTGCAGTATCTCATGTCTCGGTGTGCGTTTCGGGCTCGCAGACTTACAGAAATTCAAGATTGCCATTGTCTGATCAGATATCTCCGGGCGAGCTTGGTAAATCAGTagcactgtgctgctgccctCTTATCTGATTATTTTATATGTATTGCAGGGGGATTCCCTCCGATGGCCTGCAGGAGCGccagcaaaaagaaaactaaaacgTCATCTGTAATTTCCTCGTCGATCTTCCAGCACTCACAAGTTGAACGAAAAACGGGAAGTCGCATTGTTTGTTTCATATGTTGAGACAAGGTAACTGCGGGGAAAGAGTGAACTCAAAATGTGATGTAACTGGTACAAATTTAGATACAGGAGGGTGTTTTTTTACGGCTTTGCATACGGATTCCTTAAAATAGGTGTAATAATAGGCTACAGCCTATGTATGACCCCACGTGGGCGCATACTAACTATTGAGATGACTTCAGCATTTACttaaacacaaaaatagttAATGACTGCTGAAATTGAGCAGATTTGCAGGAAGCACATGCGAggtgcaaacag
This genomic interval from Chaetodon trifascialis isolate fChaTrf1 chromosome 9, fChaTrf1.hap1, whole genome shotgun sequence contains the following:
- the il12a gene encoding interleukin-12 subunit alpha; the encoded protein is MRSHGWDFASCVLLLTLSWRTSTAVPLRTLSAEQCEHCSLLFKSLLLNVTELLNSDVLCFGIASDKVAVRSSAETVAACAPILTQSSGCMMQTKSSFSESECLRNIMEDLAHYAAAFQSYLNSTLRSPEEEVALLSPTLGIIQSLRKNCSLMPNGENDSSEKDAAQMWGNDTYSNRQEMCKMMRGFYVRTITINRAMGYISSGDHRK